A genomic window from Cutibacterium acnes includes:
- the aspS gene encoding aspartate--tRNA ligase, with amino-acid sequence MLRTHDAGTLRASDIGKEVTLAGWVGHRRDHGGVAFIDLRDASGLAQVVIRDEILESSGAHDLRNEYCIRVTGVVEARPEGNANPNLPTGEIEVAITELEVLNPSAPLPFQIDEHVSVGEDARLKYRYLDLRRPHQHEALVLRSHVTHAIREVLDRHNFYDIETPTLTRSTPEGARDFLVPARLAPGCWYALPQSPQLFKQLLMVSGMERYYQIARCYRDEDFRADRQPEFTQLDVEMSFVDQDDVIALAEETMAACWKIIGVDMPTPLPRITWHEAMDRYGSDKPDLRFGNEITEVTDFFANTAFRVFQAPYVGAVVMPGGASLPRRQFDAWQEWARTRGAKGLAYITISDEGVPEGPVAKNISEEEKAGIAEKVGAKPGDAIFFAAGSKTSSQELLGAARLEIGRRCELFDPSDWAFCWVVDAPLFKPTKEAEASGDVAVGTGAWTAVHHAFTSPTPDCLDTFDTDPGSALAYAYDFVVNGNEVGGGSIRIHRRDVQERVFNVMGIGPEEAQEKFGFLLDAFKFGAPPHGGIAFGLDRLVMLLGGFETIRDVIAFPKTGNGYDPLTAAPAPITPAQRREAGVDAKPKKPSGGQTSNAEADKSTT; translated from the coding sequence GTGCTGCGAACCCATGACGCAGGAACCCTACGAGCCAGCGACATCGGCAAGGAAGTGACTCTCGCCGGATGGGTTGGGCATCGTCGCGACCACGGTGGCGTCGCCTTCATCGATCTTCGCGACGCCTCAGGCCTGGCCCAGGTCGTCATCCGCGATGAGATTTTGGAGTCCTCAGGCGCTCATGACCTGCGCAACGAGTACTGCATCAGGGTGACCGGAGTCGTTGAGGCACGTCCAGAGGGTAATGCCAACCCGAACCTACCCACCGGCGAGATTGAGGTTGCCATCACCGAGCTCGAGGTGCTCAATCCTTCAGCGCCGCTACCCTTCCAGATCGACGAGCACGTCAGTGTCGGCGAGGACGCCCGTCTGAAGTACCGCTACCTCGACCTGCGCCGCCCGCATCAGCATGAAGCCCTGGTGCTGCGTTCTCACGTGACCCACGCCATTCGTGAGGTGCTGGATCGTCACAATTTTTATGACATCGAGACTCCGACTCTGACCCGGTCTACCCCTGAGGGCGCTCGCGACTTTCTGGTTCCGGCTCGTCTGGCCCCGGGCTGTTGGTACGCCCTGCCGCAGAGCCCTCAGTTGTTCAAACAGCTGCTCATGGTCTCGGGTATGGAACGCTATTACCAGATCGCTCGTTGCTACCGTGACGAGGACTTCCGTGCCGATCGTCAGCCTGAGTTCACCCAGCTTGATGTCGAGATGAGCTTCGTTGACCAGGACGATGTCATCGCGCTGGCTGAAGAGACCATGGCGGCTTGTTGGAAGATCATTGGCGTCGACATGCCGACGCCGTTACCTCGCATCACCTGGCACGAGGCGATGGATCGCTACGGCTCTGACAAGCCGGATCTGCGCTTTGGCAACGAGATCACCGAGGTCACCGATTTCTTTGCCAACACTGCGTTCCGGGTCTTTCAGGCTCCCTACGTCGGTGCCGTGGTGATGCCCGGCGGAGCCTCCCTGCCACGCCGTCAGTTCGACGCCTGGCAGGAGTGGGCGCGCACCCGCGGAGCCAAGGGTCTGGCCTACATCACGATCTCTGACGAGGGCGTGCCAGAAGGTCCAGTTGCCAAAAACATTTCCGAGGAGGAGAAGGCTGGCATCGCCGAGAAGGTCGGTGCCAAGCCTGGTGATGCCATCTTCTTTGCTGCTGGCTCGAAGACCTCCTCCCAAGAGCTACTCGGCGCCGCCCGTCTGGAAATCGGCCGCCGTTGCGAACTCTTTGATCCATCTGACTGGGCTTTCTGCTGGGTGGTTGACGCCCCGTTGTTCAAGCCCACCAAGGAAGCAGAGGCTTCCGGCGACGTCGCCGTTGGCACGGGCGCCTGGACCGCCGTCCACCACGCCTTCACCAGCCCGACCCCCGACTGCCTGGATACCTTCGACACCGATCCGGGTTCAGCTTTGGCTTACGCTTACGACTTCGTCGTCAACGGCAACGAGGTAGGCGGCGGGTCGATCCGTATCCATCGCCGTGACGTTCAGGAACGGGTCTTCAACGTCATGGGTATTGGCCCCGAAGAGGCCCAAGAGAAATTCGGTTTCCTACTGGATGCCTTCAAATTTGGCGCGCCGCCGCACGGTGGCATCGCCTTCGGTTTGGATCGTCTAGTTATGCTGCTTGGCGGCTTCGAGACTATCCGTGACGTTATTGCCTTCCCGAAGACTGGTAACGGCTATGACCCGCTGACGGCTGCTCCTGCACCAATTACCCCTGCCCAGCGGCGCGAAGCCGGCGTCGATGCCAAGCCGAAGAAGCCTTCCGGCGGTCAAACCTCGAATGCGGAGGCAGATAAGTCCACGACGTGA
- a CDS encoding TetR family transcriptional regulator, producing the protein MSQTQCARSSRRGPRGEVGAARAAILAAARSLFLAGDFQSVSLRAIAREAEVDTSLVSYYFGSKQSLYNEAMSLPNGPHRIIAEVCSRTDPDHLGEALVKAFIDAWDGHLGLGGPDPQMQGVVQALLTQPDAFDMMRQFYTEEILAPVVNLLIPRFGAEEAGIRASLGLSQLLGIFTARYVIGLQSLANLPAAELIGREGPALQSTLTGPTING; encoded by the coding sequence ATGTCTCAGACACAGTGCGCACGATCGTCTCGTCGTGGTCCACGTGGTGAGGTTGGGGCTGCGAGAGCCGCTATTTTGGCCGCAGCCCGCTCCCTTTTTCTGGCCGGTGACTTCCAGTCAGTGAGCCTAAGAGCTATAGCCCGCGAAGCTGAGGTGGACACCTCGTTGGTGAGCTACTACTTCGGATCTAAGCAATCCCTCTACAACGAGGCGATGTCCCTTCCCAATGGTCCGCACCGGATTATTGCTGAGGTGTGTTCGCGAACTGACCCTGATCATCTGGGGGAGGCCCTGGTCAAGGCGTTCATCGATGCTTGGGATGGTCACCTTGGCCTGGGAGGACCGGATCCGCAAATGCAAGGTGTGGTGCAGGCACTTCTCACCCAGCCTGACGCCTTCGACATGATGCGTCAGTTTTACACCGAGGAAATTTTGGCCCCAGTTGTCAATTTGCTCATTCCCCGATTCGGTGCAGAAGAGGCGGGGATACGGGCCTCTCTTGGACTCTCGCAATTGCTGGGGATTTTCACGGCTCGCTACGTCATTGGGTTGCAGTCCCTAGCAAATCTTCCGGCGGCAGAACTCATCGGCCGGGAGGGGCCTGCCCTACAGAGCACCCTCACTGGACCGACCATCAACGGTTAA